In one Flavobacteriales bacterium genomic region, the following are encoded:
- a CDS encoding cation diffusion facilitator family transporter yields MGRKGDIRLQATVLVVGAVLMAVKFLAWRLTHSNTILSDALESIVNVAAGAFALYSLVLAAKPRDREHPYGHGKVEFISAGIEGGLVVVAGGLIIWRAVAALLSGQHLHALDTGILLTGGAGAANLAMGLALQRRGRRARSITMEASGAHLLSDAWSTVAMVAGLILIRITGLLWLDQLFAILFAVYIIVTGLRIFRRSLAGIMDEADLELAAEVIARLQAARRPQWIDVHNFRMIKYGSVLHIDCHVTLPWYYTLERAHAEIAEMERIVNEEEAGQVELFIHMDPCIPASCGICTLEACPERKSPWVKRVEWTPDTVLGNAKHSVADPAR; encoded by the coding sequence ATGGGGCGGAAAGGCGATATCCGGCTGCAAGCAACCGTGCTCGTGGTCGGAGCGGTGCTGATGGCCGTGAAGTTCCTGGCCTGGAGGCTCACCCACAGCAACACCATCCTCAGCGATGCGCTGGAGAGCATCGTGAATGTGGCCGCCGGGGCATTCGCGCTGTACAGCCTGGTGCTTGCCGCCAAGCCCCGAGACCGCGAGCACCCCTACGGCCATGGCAAGGTGGAGTTCATCAGCGCGGGAATCGAGGGCGGGCTGGTGGTCGTGGCCGGCGGCCTGATCATCTGGAGGGCTGTGGCGGCCCTGCTCAGCGGGCAGCACCTGCATGCGCTCGACACGGGCATCCTGCTCACCGGCGGAGCGGGAGCGGCCAACCTGGCCATGGGCCTTGCGCTCCAGCGGCGGGGCCGGCGCGCGCGCTCGATCACCATGGAGGCCAGCGGCGCCCACCTCCTCAGCGATGCATGGAGCACCGTTGCCATGGTGGCCGGGCTCATCCTCATCCGCATCACCGGCCTGCTCTGGCTCGACCAGCTCTTCGCCATCCTGTTCGCCGTCTACATCATCGTCACCGGCCTCCGGATCTTCAGGCGCTCGTTGGCGGGCATCATGGACGAGGCCGACCTGGAGCTTGCCGCGGAGGTGATCGCCAGGCTCCAGGCGGCGCGCCGGCCGCAGTGGATCGATGTCCACAACTTCCGGATGATCAAGTACGGCTCGGTGCTCCACATCGACTGCCATGTGACGCTCCCGTGGTACTACACGCTGGAGCGCGCCCACGCTGAGATCGCTGAGATGGAGCGCATCGTGAACGAGGAGGAGGCCGGCCAGGTGGAGCTGTTCATCCACATGGACCCCTGCATCCCTGCGAGCTGCGGCATCTGCACACTGGAAGCCTGCCCGGAGCGGAAATCGCCTTGGGTGAAGCGCGTGGAGTGGACACCCGATACCGTGCTCGGCAACGCCAAGCATTCCGTGGCCGATCCGGCACGCTAG
- a CDS encoding glycosyltransferase, which translates to MHVLFLPKWYPGQKDPQLGDFLRKQALAAAAQVRLSILHVEAVSGSGAPSDEALRTEDGAWELTVRYRASTLGLAPVRKAVNLVRYWRTASAGWRRLCAERGRPDLIHAYILVRPVLFAWWTGLRHGVPYIVSEQSSEYLDGTYQRKGALFHALSRFLFSRAAAVTAVSAWLGDRLVGLGLCHRYEIVPNVIPGLDRPLPPAGEPGRFLVVADLVDRTKNVSGVLRALAMARKANGNAHLSVIGDGADRMMLERLTTELGLTEHVRFLGRLANAQVLDHMAQAFAVIVNSNVETFSVVTGEALAQGKPVIATRCGGPQAFITESNGLLIDPRDDAGLAQAMLSLMRQAPRYRPAEIRHSVSERFSPQAVGMAFRSVYQAATGHG; encoded by the coding sequence ATGCACGTGCTTTTCCTGCCCAAGTGGTACCCCGGCCAGAAAGACCCGCAGCTGGGCGATTTCCTGCGCAAGCAGGCACTTGCGGCCGCTGCTCAAGTGCGCCTGAGCATCCTGCACGTGGAGGCGGTCAGCGGGTCCGGTGCACCATCGGATGAGGCGCTTAGGACGGAGGATGGCGCGTGGGAACTGACCGTTCGCTACCGGGCGAGCACGCTGGGGCTGGCACCGGTCCGCAAAGCCGTGAATCTGGTCCGTTATTGGCGCACGGCCAGTGCGGGATGGCGCAGGCTCTGCGCCGAGCGCGGCCGGCCCGACCTCATCCATGCCTACATCCTCGTGAGGCCTGTTCTGTTCGCTTGGTGGACCGGCCTGAGGCACGGGGTGCCCTACATCGTGAGCGAGCAGAGCAGCGAGTACCTCGACGGCACCTATCAGCGCAAAGGAGCGCTCTTCCACGCGCTTTCGCGGTTCCTGTTCAGCCGTGCCGCCGCCGTCACCGCGGTTTCGGCGTGGCTGGGTGACCGGCTGGTCGGCCTCGGCCTTTGCCACCGGTACGAGATCGTACCGAACGTCATACCCGGCCTCGACCGTCCATTGCCACCCGCCGGTGAGCCCGGCCGCTTCCTTGTGGTGGCCGACCTGGTGGACCGCACCAAGAACGTGAGCGGCGTCCTTCGCGCGTTGGCGATGGCGCGCAAGGCGAACGGAAATGCGCACCTTTCCGTCATCGGTGACGGCGCCGACCGCATGATGCTGGAGCGATTGACCACGGAACTGGGACTCACGGAGCATGTCCGCTTCCTCGGCCGACTGGCCAACGCACAGGTCCTCGACCACATGGCCCAGGCCTTTGCCGTGATCGTGAACAGCAACGTGGAGACCTTCAGCGTGGTGACGGGCGAGGCGCTGGCGCAAGGCAAGCCCGTGATCGCCACGCGGTGCGGAGGCCCACAGGCCTTCATCACGGAATCCAACGGCCTGCTCATCGACCCGCGTGACGATGCGGGCTTGGCGCAGGCGATGCTCTCGCTGATGCGCCAAGCGCCCCGCTACCGGCCTGCGGAGATCCGGCACTCCGTCAGCGAGCGCTTCAGCCCGCAGGCCGTGGGGATGGCCTTCCGATCGGTCTATCAAGCAGCGACAGGGCATGGCTGA
- a CDS encoding polysaccharide biosynthesis C-terminal domain-containing protein, producing the protein MTRPVIGTIAARVAIAAMNLLLVAVAARSLGLADVGRMSLVVLAITLVLLLCHVVGGGGLVYLEPRHGTRTLRWVSYGWAAVACAIAGLLIGPLGLAPSGLGAYVIGLAFLQGLHGIHLSLLLGRERFGTHNAVQVGRTVTLVVAFAALLRIGDASLMDFIHATAIADAATVVVSGALLVRLPAQASDPARALIALIRQGLPAQAANTLQLLNYRLSYYLLQGFQGATALGLWSISTQLAESAWLAPKSLGSVLYAKVSNLQERDRQRDLTLAVMKVSMAIAALTAGVLMLLPEGLFEWVFGPEAKGIGRLIMLMAPGLLSMAASQALSHFMSGSGRVLHNTIGSALGLVATLAIGYTLIPGQGADGAAITASAAYTLGVIYQYLVFSRITGARLKHVLPNRQDGERVAKAWRRFAGG; encoded by the coding sequence ATGACACGCCCCGTGATCGGCACCATCGCTGCACGCGTGGCCATCGCCGCCATGAACCTTCTGCTGGTGGCCGTAGCCGCTCGCTCGCTCGGGCTGGCCGATGTGGGCCGCATGAGCCTGGTGGTGCTCGCCATCACCTTGGTGCTGCTGCTCTGCCATGTGGTTGGCGGCGGCGGATTGGTCTACTTGGAGCCGAGGCACGGCACACGCACGCTCCGCTGGGTCTCTTATGGCTGGGCTGCGGTGGCCTGCGCGATCGCGGGGCTGCTCATCGGGCCGCTGGGGCTCGCCCCGTCCGGCCTCGGTGCGTACGTGATAGGCCTGGCCTTCCTGCAAGGCTTGCACGGCATCCACCTCTCCCTGCTGCTCGGGCGCGAGCGCTTCGGAACGCATAATGCGGTGCAGGTGGGCCGTACGGTCACCCTGGTCGTGGCGTTCGCAGCCCTGCTCCGCATCGGCGATGCTTCGCTCATGGACTTCATCCATGCCACCGCCATCGCCGATGCGGCCACCGTGGTGGTCAGCGGCGCACTCCTGGTCCGCCTGCCTGCGCAGGCGAGCGATCCCGCCCGGGCGCTGATCGCCTTGATCCGGCAAGGGCTGCCGGCACAGGCGGCCAACACGCTCCAATTGCTCAACTACCGCCTGTCCTACTACCTCCTCCAGGGCTTCCAAGGCGCCACAGCACTGGGCCTGTGGTCCATTTCCACCCAGCTCGCCGAGAGCGCATGGCTGGCCCCCAAGAGCCTGGGCTCGGTGCTCTACGCGAAGGTGAGCAACCTGCAGGAGCGGGACCGGCAGCGCGACCTGACCCTGGCCGTGATGAAGGTCTCGATGGCCATCGCGGCGCTCACGGCCGGCGTGCTCATGCTCCTTCCCGAGGGCCTTTTCGAATGGGTGTTCGGGCCGGAGGCCAAAGGGATCGGGCGGCTCATCATGCTCATGGCCCCTGGGCTGCTCTCCATGGCGGCATCGCAGGCGCTGAGCCATTTCATGAGCGGGAGCGGGCGCGTGCTGCACAACACCATCGGGTCGGCGCTTGGGCTCGTGGCCACCCTGGCGATCGGGTACACCCTCATTCCCGGGCAGGGTGCCGATGGCGCTGCGATCACAGCCAGTGCCGCCTACACGCTTGGCGTCATCTATCAGTACCTTGTATTCTCGCGGATCACAGGTGCCCGCCTCAAGCATGTGCTCCCCAACCGGCAGGATGGTGAGCGCGTCGCAAAGGCCTGGCGGCGCTTCGCCGGCGGCTGA
- the bshB1 gene encoding bacillithiol biosynthesis deacetylase BshB1, giving the protein MSERVDILCITAHPDDVEISMAGTVLLHRALGRSVGLVDLTAGELGTRGTPEIRREEAEAARLVLDAAFRYQLGLADGFFRADRESLMAVVRSIRRHRPQVVLTNAVRDRHPDHGRAAQLVAEAGFLSGLRRLATEDEGAAQEPWRPMRVLHAIQDRWIEPDLVFDITPHWEGKMKALRCFRSQFHDPASTEPLSPIAREDFLPFLEGRHREMGRIIMRTFGEGFTVDRGIGIPDALSLF; this is encoded by the coding sequence ATGAGCGAGCGCGTCGATATCCTCTGCATCACCGCGCACCCCGATGATGTGGAGATTTCCATGGCCGGCACGGTGCTGCTCCACCGTGCGCTGGGGAGGTCGGTTGGCCTGGTGGACCTCACCGCCGGTGAGCTCGGAACGCGCGGCACGCCGGAGATCAGGCGCGAGGAGGCCGAGGCGGCGCGCCTCGTGCTGGACGCCGCTTTCAGGTATCAGCTCGGCCTGGCGGACGGTTTCTTCCGCGCCGATCGGGAGAGCCTGATGGCCGTGGTGCGCAGCATCCGGCGTCATCGGCCCCAGGTGGTGCTGACCAACGCGGTCCGCGACCGCCACCCGGATCACGGTCGCGCCGCCCAGCTGGTGGCCGAGGCCGGCTTCCTTAGCGGCCTGCGCCGCTTGGCGACGGAAGACGAAGGCGCGGCCCAGGAACCGTGGCGGCCGATGCGCGTGCTCCATGCCATACAGGACCGCTGGATCGAGCCGGACCTGGTATTCGACATCACCCCGCATTGGGAGGGCAAGATGAAGGCGCTGCGCTGCTTCCGCTCGCAGTTCCACGACCCCGCCAGCACCGAGCCGCTGAGCCCCATCGCGCGCGAGGATTTCCTGCCCTTCCTGGAGGGCAGGCATCGCGAGATGGGGCGCATCATCATGCGCACCTTCGGCGAGGGCTTCACCGTGGACCGGGGCATCGGTATACCGGATGCGCTGAGCCTGTTCTGA
- a CDS encoding glutathione peroxidase codes for MLFLSILSLFGCFRSVSAPQSGSAQEPSASFHALKAIDIHGNEVDFAAFKGRKVMVVNTASECGYTPQYKQLQELHEAYGSKGLVIIGFPCNQFGGQEPGSEAQIESFCQKNYGVTFPLMSKVEVKGGDQHPVYRWLTTKALNGAMDSSVKWNFHKYLVDEQGRLVMSLESGISPLDERVVGWLEGR; via the coding sequence ATGCTGTTCCTCTCCATCCTTTCGCTTTTCGGCTGCTTCCGGTCGGTGTCCGCCCCGCAATCCGGCAGCGCGCAAGAGCCGTCCGCCTCCTTCCATGCCCTCAAGGCCATCGACATCCACGGCAACGAGGTGGATTTCGCCGCTTTCAAGGGGCGCAAGGTGATGGTGGTGAACACGGCCAGCGAATGCGGTTACACCCCGCAGTACAAGCAGCTGCAGGAGCTGCACGAGGCGTATGGCTCGAAGGGGCTGGTGATCATCGGCTTCCCATGCAACCAGTTCGGTGGGCAGGAACCGGGCAGCGAGGCACAGATCGAGTCCTTCTGCCAGAAGAACTACGGCGTCACTTTCCCGCTGATGAGCAAGGTGGAGGTGAAGGGCGGCGACCAGCATCCGGTGTACCGGTGGCTCACCACCAAGGCCCTGAACGGAGCCATGGATTCCAGCGTGAAGTGGAACTTCCATAAGTACCTGGTGGATGAGCAGGGCCGATTGGTGATGTCCCTGGAGAGCGGCATCTCGCCGTTGGATGAGCGTGTCGTCGGTTGGCTCGAGGGGCGATGA
- the ccsA gene encoding cytochrome c biogenesis protein CcsA produces MKHWWWKFLAVALVLSASIAALRTPLAPAVVYVDAGEVSAGAAALRVVGYGTRFTESPVQAYLENGGQFVQAMRIEVADDRHLTAHFEVPAGLREDLCDLIVSAPGQGDMRLFDAFFYRSKGAGAATGTVEAPQRTQREGFVFPNRNLLYESIRNLNFHVPMWFTMMLLQTIALVFSIRVLSGGDPLHDRGALAAVQVSLLFAFLGLITGSVWARATWGGWWTGDTKLNGAAVTILIYLAYLVLRGSVTDPAKRARLAAIYNIFAYVLMLLFIMALPRMTASLHPGSGGNPAFSQYDLDASLRPVFYAAVLGWMGIGTWLLHLQYRLARLEIAKNHA; encoded by the coding sequence ATGAAGCACTGGTGGTGGAAGTTCCTGGCGGTGGCCCTCGTGCTCTCCGCATCCATCGCCGCCTTGCGCACGCCACTCGCTCCGGCCGTGGTCTACGTTGATGCCGGAGAGGTGAGCGCCGGTGCGGCAGCCCTCCGCGTGGTGGGCTATGGAACACGGTTCACGGAGAGCCCGGTGCAGGCCTACCTCGAGAACGGTGGCCAGTTCGTGCAGGCCATGCGGATCGAAGTGGCGGACGACCGTCACCTGACCGCTCATTTCGAGGTGCCCGCCGGGTTGCGCGAAGACCTGTGCGACCTGATCGTGAGCGCACCGGGCCAGGGCGACATGCGCCTCTTCGATGCGTTCTTCTACCGCAGCAAAGGAGCCGGCGCCGCCACCGGTACCGTGGAGGCGCCCCAGCGGACGCAGCGCGAGGGCTTCGTGTTCCCCAACCGCAACCTCCTCTACGAATCCATCCGGAACCTCAACTTCCACGTTCCCATGTGGTTCACCATGATGCTGCTCCAGACCATCGCCCTGGTCTTCAGCATCAGGGTGCTCAGCGGCGGCGATCCGCTGCACGACCGCGGGGCGCTCGCCGCCGTGCAGGTGAGCCTCCTCTTCGCCTTCCTGGGCCTCATCACCGGCTCGGTGTGGGCGCGGGCCACCTGGGGCGGCTGGTGGACCGGCGACACCAAGCTCAACGGGGCCGCGGTCACCATCCTCATCTACCTGGCCTACCTGGTGCTGCGCGGCAGCGTCACCGACCCGGCCAAGCGGGCCCGCCTGGCGGCCATCTACAACATCTTCGCCTACGTGCTCATGCTGCTGTTCATCATGGCCCTTCCGCGCATGACGGCCAGCCTGCATCCCGGCAGCGGCGGCAACCCCGCCTTCAGCCAATACGACCTGGATGCCAGCCTGCGCCCCGTTTTCTATGCAGCGGTGCTGGGCTGGATGGGCATCGGCACCTGGCTGCTCCATCTGCAATACCGCCTGGCACGGCTCGAAATCGCCAAGAATCATGCATGA
- a CDS encoding cytochrome c maturation protein CcmE — MKRSHIIALVLIAVAMAAFIATLTDSSTFVDIAEAKARPGKEFKVKGYLDKTAPVEYEPLVNANLTTFTLVDDQGEKCRVRLAKAKPYDFERSESIVLTGKVNGSGEFEAHDMLMKCPSKYNEMQQMSEAGS; from the coding sequence ATGAAACGCTCGCACATCATCGCCCTGGTGCTCATCGCGGTGGCCATGGCCGCCTTCATCGCCACGCTCACGGACAGCAGCACCTTCGTGGACATCGCCGAGGCCAAGGCGCGGCCGGGCAAGGAATTCAAGGTGAAGGGCTATCTCGACAAGACGGCACCGGTGGAGTACGAGCCGCTGGTGAATGCCAACCTCACCACCTTCACGCTGGTGGACGACCAGGGCGAGAAATGCCGGGTGCGACTGGCGAAAGCAAAGCCCTACGACTTCGAGCGCTCGGAGAGCATCGTGCTCACCGGCAAGGTCAATGGCAGCGGCGAGTTCGAGGCGCATGACATGCTGATGAAGTGCCCGAGCAAGTACAATGAGATGCAGCAGATGAGCGAGGCCGGAAGCTGA
- the ccsA gene encoding cytochrome c biogenesis protein CcsA gives MEAAIEYIGEHTWAGVLGHTLTIASLVSAALATIAYFLGAERKDGAWTRLGRLGFRVHTVAVLGIVTVLFVMLFNHWFEFDYVWKHSNLQMPLKYIASCFWEGQEGSFLLWTFWHVVLGNILIARAKDWEPQVMAVVALVQVFLAFMLLGIYVGDLKLGSSPFLLIRELPENLGLPWTAMPGYLSAIPQFADGRGLNPLLQNYWMVIHPPTLFLGFAATLVPFAYAIAGLWRGERTAWMAPALPWAFFGVMILGTGILMGGAWAYEALSFGGFWAWDPVENASLVPWITLVASGHLMLVNKRKETSLFTALALTLVTFILVLYSTFLTRSGVLGDTSVHSFTGDGMLPALVRFLLIFTGIAAAMLHPDRRQRWFYTIASLALLAIGIALSVEVEAILLFGALTAIHLVQAYRAGYASSSPEEALWSREFWLFIASLVLLLSAAQITFSTSIPVTNLMLAPFKGAFAWLGDRTGLEFFTKLSQDGLAPPSDAIRHYNQWQVPFAIVTSLLVAFTQYLRWKDTDLRRFLKQLALSLVLSAAVAGMAVAALDYSAREAQLAFMLFTTAFAAVANFTYIPAVLKGNLRAAGPSVAHAGFALVLLGALVSTSRQDEVSSNARHMDLRLLGDQFSNSSDILLYRGDTVRMGEHYVHYRAKRQEGVNLLYEMDYFAVEPRRYTAGDTVRIGGTLFRARADHDAGPEFLAQQPEYWEPLEDYAKRDLWYARDWSPTRPGARLFGLAPFIQLNPRFGNVAEPSTRHWLTRDLYTHVRYADMAMDPDTALDGSITPDDAWMPNRRYDKQVGDTIVTPTSFLVIDSVYVVRDSATKAMLGERFTVHAAALRIRDLYNPDRQFEARPLVIYADGQPVMGRAAEVPALRIKYSLASVDGRKIGLDVAEAEFVVMQAIVFPGINILWVGCVLLALGTGMAVWQRIKRP, from the coding sequence TTGGAAGCAGCCATCGAATACATCGGGGAGCATACCTGGGCAGGGGTGCTCGGCCACACGTTGACGATCGCGTCGCTGGTCTCCGCAGCGCTCGCCACCATCGCCTATTTCCTGGGCGCTGAGCGCAAGGATGGGGCCTGGACCCGGCTGGGAAGGCTCGGGTTCCGGGTGCATACGGTGGCGGTGCTCGGCATCGTCACGGTCCTCTTCGTGATGCTGTTCAACCATTGGTTCGAATTCGACTACGTCTGGAAGCACAGCAACCTCCAGATGCCCCTGAAATACATCGCCAGCTGCTTCTGGGAGGGACAGGAGGGCTCCTTCCTGCTCTGGACCTTCTGGCACGTGGTGCTGGGCAACATCCTCATCGCACGCGCCAAGGATTGGGAGCCGCAGGTGATGGCGGTGGTGGCGCTGGTCCAGGTCTTCCTGGCCTTCATGCTGCTTGGCATCTATGTCGGCGACCTCAAGCTGGGCAGCAGTCCCTTCCTGCTGATCCGCGAGCTGCCGGAGAACCTGGGCCTGCCCTGGACGGCGATGCCGGGCTACCTCTCGGCAATCCCGCAATTCGCGGATGGCCGCGGCCTGAATCCGCTGCTGCAGAACTACTGGATGGTCATCCACCCGCCCACGCTCTTCCTGGGCTTCGCCGCCACGCTGGTGCCCTTCGCCTATGCCATTGCGGGCCTCTGGCGCGGCGAGCGCACCGCCTGGATGGCACCCGCCCTGCCGTGGGCCTTCTTCGGCGTGATGATCCTGGGCACCGGGATCCTGATGGGCGGCGCATGGGCCTACGAGGCGCTCAGCTTCGGCGGCTTCTGGGCCTGGGACCCGGTGGAGAACGCCTCCTTGGTGCCGTGGATCACGCTGGTGGCCTCGGGGCACCTCATGCTGGTGAACAAGCGCAAGGAGACCTCGCTGTTCACAGCACTGGCGCTGACGCTGGTCACCTTCATCCTGGTGCTCTACAGCACCTTCCTCACCCGCAGCGGCGTGCTGGGCGACACCAGCGTGCACAGCTTCACGGGCGACGGCATGCTGCCCGCGCTGGTGCGGTTCCTGCTCATCTTCACGGGCATCGCAGCGGCCATGCTGCACCCCGACCGGCGGCAACGCTGGTTCTACACCATCGCCTCGCTGGCGCTGCTGGCCATCGGCATAGCCCTCTCCGTGGAAGTGGAGGCCATCCTGCTCTTCGGCGCGCTCACCGCGATCCACCTGGTGCAGGCCTACCGCGCGGGCTATGCCAGCAGCAGCCCCGAGGAGGCCCTGTGGTCGCGTGAGTTCTGGCTTTTCATCGCCTCGCTGGTGCTGCTGCTCAGCGCTGCGCAGATCACCTTCAGCACCAGCATACCGGTCACCAACCTCATGCTGGCCCCTTTCAAGGGAGCCTTCGCCTGGCTGGGCGACCGCACCGGCCTGGAGTTCTTCACCAAGTTGAGCCAGGATGGGCTCGCGCCGCCCTCGGATGCGATACGCCACTACAACCAGTGGCAAGTGCCCTTCGCCATCGTCACCTCCCTCCTTGTGGCATTCACCCAGTACCTGCGCTGGAAGGACACGGACCTGCGCCGGTTCCTGAAGCAGCTGGCGCTGTCGCTGGTGCTCTCCGCCGCCGTTGCGGGCATGGCGGTAGCCGCGCTGGACTACTCAGCGCGGGAGGCCCAGCTGGCCTTCATGCTCTTCACCACGGCCTTCGCCGCGGTGGCCAACTTCACCTACATCCCCGCGGTGCTGAAGGGCAATCTGCGCGCGGCAGGCCCGAGCGTGGCCCATGCCGGCTTCGCTCTGGTACTGCTGGGCGCCCTGGTGAGCACAAGCCGGCAGGACGAGGTGAGCAGCAACGCCAGGCACATGGACCTCCGCCTGCTGGGCGACCAGTTCAGCAACAGCTCGGACATCCTGCTCTACCGTGGCGATACCGTACGGATGGGCGAGCATTACGTGCATTACCGGGCCAAGCGGCAGGAAGGCGTGAACCTGCTCTACGAGATGGATTATTTCGCCGTGGAGCCCCGGCGCTACACGGCGGGCGACACGGTCAGGATCGGAGGCACGCTGTTCCGCGCCCGGGCGGATCATGATGCCGGCCCCGAGTTCCTCGCCCAGCAGCCGGAGTATTGGGAGCCGCTGGAGGACTATGCCAAGCGCGACCTGTGGTATGCGCGTGACTGGAGCCCCACGCGGCCCGGCGCCAGGCTCTTCGGCCTCGCCCCGTTCATCCAGCTGAACCCGAGGTTCGGCAATGTGGCCGAGCCCAGCACGCGCCATTGGCTCACACGCGACCTGTACACGCACGTGCGCTACGCGGACATGGCCATGGACCCCGATACCGCGTTGGATGGAAGCATCACCCCGGATGACGCCTGGATGCCGAACCGGCGCTATGACAAGCAGGTGGGGGACACCATCGTGACGCCGACGAGCTTCCTGGTGATCGACAGCGTGTACGTGGTGCGTGACAGCGCCACCAAGGCGATGCTGGGCGAGCGCTTCACGGTGCATGCCGCAGCGCTCCGGATTCGCGACCTGTACAATCCGGACCGTCAATTCGAGGCCCGTCCGCTGGTGATCTACGCCGATGGCCAGCCCGTGATGGGGCGCGCCGCCGAGGTGCCCGCGCTACGCATCAAGTACAGCCTGGCCAGCGTGGATGGCAGGAAGATCGGCCTCGATGTGGCTGAGGCCGAGTTCGTGGTGATGCAGGCCATCGTCTTCCCCGGAATCAACATCCTGTGGGTCGGCTGCGTCCTGCTGGCCCTTGGCACGGGCATGGCCGTATGGCAGCGCATCAAGCGACCCTGA
- a CDS encoding DUF2520 domain-containing protein produces MTSILLIGTGRMAYHLGHALVKANLPLIGVAGRDPEKLGDLARYLERPAHRLDRALPKADLTIIATSDDSIGQVAAGLSDSGGVVAHTAGAVGLEVLAPHAHRAALWPVQTLSHGAPVDLSDVPMVVDASTAEAREAILRVARAISGSVLQLEHGQRELLHLTAVLASNLPVFLVQEAQRLLRKQKLPPNLLMPLWRLTASKVSTIGPEQALTGPARRGDTSSIRHHLDLLADEPDLRRAYALLSTMMLKAHGHPADGIADL; encoded by the coding sequence ATGACCTCCATACTGCTCATCGGAACCGGGCGCATGGCCTACCACTTGGGACATGCCTTGGTGAAGGCCAACCTGCCGCTGATCGGCGTGGCCGGGCGCGACCCGGAGAAGCTCGGCGACCTGGCCCGCTACCTGGAGCGCCCTGCGCATCGACTGGACCGTGCGCTGCCCAAGGCCGATCTCACCATCATCGCCACGAGCGACGACAGCATCGGACAGGTGGCCGCCGGGCTGAGCGACTCGGGCGGGGTGGTGGCGCATACCGCCGGAGCTGTGGGGCTCGAGGTGCTGGCGCCCCATGCGCACCGGGCCGCGCTCTGGCCCGTGCAGACCCTCAGCCACGGCGCACCGGTGGACCTGAGCGATGTCCCCATGGTAGTGGACGCATCCACAGCGGAAGCCCGCGAGGCCATCCTGCGCGTGGCGCGGGCCATCAGCGGCAGCGTGCTGCAGCTCGAGCACGGCCAGCGCGAACTGCTCCACTTGACCGCGGTGCTGGCCAGCAACCTGCCAGTCTTCCTGGTGCAGGAAGCCCAGCGCCTGCTCAGGAAGCAGAAGCTGCCGCCGAACCTGCTGATGCCCCTCTGGCGCCTCACCGCGAGCAAGGTGAGCACCATAGGCCCCGAGCAAGCGCTCACCGGCCCCGCACGCCGCGGTGATACCTCTTCCATCCGCCACCACCTCGACCTATTGGCCGACGAGCCCGATCTTCGGCGCGCCTATGCCCTGCTCAGCACGATGATGCTGAAGGCCCATGGGCATCCAGCCGATGGAATCGCCGACCTATAA
- a CDS encoding 3-deoxy-D-manno-octulosonate 8-phosphate phosphatase, producing MGIQPMESPTYKELLAGINAFLFDVDGVFTDNRVLLLPGTDPVRTFHTRDAFAVQHAVKEGLRIIIVSGGRSTGVADSFARLGVREVNLGVSDKLAFAEGLIAEGLDPRKAAYMGDDLPDLRVMGRVALPCCPADAVPEIKAVSRFISSKDGGRGCVRDLLEQALKARGQWLTDGAYTW from the coding sequence ATGGGCATCCAGCCGATGGAATCGCCGACCTATAAGGAACTGCTCGCGGGCATCAACGCCTTCCTCTTCGATGTGGACGGCGTCTTCACGGACAATCGCGTACTGCTATTGCCCGGTACCGATCCGGTGCGGACGTTCCACACCCGGGATGCCTTCGCGGTCCAGCACGCCGTGAAGGAAGGCTTGCGCATCATCATCGTGAGCGGCGGCCGGTCGACGGGCGTGGCCGACAGCTTCGCACGGCTCGGCGTGCGCGAGGTGAACCTCGGGGTCAGCGATAAGCTGGCATTCGCAGAGGGCCTGATCGCCGAAGGGCTGGACCCGCGAAAGGCCGCTTACATGGGGGACGACCTTCCCGACCTGCGCGTGATGGGCCGCGTGGCGCTGCCCTGCTGCCCGGCGGATGCGGTGCCGGAGATCAAGGCGGTGAGCCGCTTCATCAGCAGCAAGGACGGTGGGCGGGGCTGCGTCCGCGACCTGCTTGAACAGGCCTTGAAGGCACGCGGCCAGTGGCTCACCGACGGCGCCTACACCTGGTGA